Proteins encoded in a region of the Armatimonadota bacterium genome:
- a CDS encoding tagatose-6-phosphate kinase, producing the protein MIQRAAVLTVTLNAAVDKTYRVEGFCLDRVFRVEPGRVVAGGKGINVARVLHTLGVPVVATGFLGGHNGAFILDSLKQEGIPGDFVWTQGESRVCLAVIDPIAGTQTELNEIGPVIHPEEVAVLEEKLAQLLPRFAYVTLSGSAPPGVPADFHARVIRLGHQAGVRVVLDSSGELLRHGVEAVPWMVKPNRAELSAIFGREPADVDEARQMAHQLLAKGIEIAVVTLGKQGALWVSAEGEWFAQPPEVKFVSAVGSGDSMLAAMLYAFIQGMSPSDVLRWGVAAGAANAAVFGAGFCTREQIEALVPQVAVKAFDRHLAKPQYI; encoded by the coding sequence ATGATTCAGAGAGCAGCGGTGTTAACGGTCACCCTCAACGCGGCGGTGGACAAGACCTACCGTGTGGAGGGTTTTTGTCTGGACAGAGTGTTCCGCGTGGAGCCGGGCAGGGTGGTTGCCGGTGGCAAAGGCATCAACGTGGCGAGGGTATTGCACACGTTGGGCGTGCCGGTGGTGGCGACAGGCTTTCTGGGCGGTCACAACGGCGCGTTCATTCTGGACAGCCTCAAGCAAGAAGGCATTCCCGGTGACTTCGTCTGGACGCAGGGTGAGAGCCGCGTGTGCCTGGCGGTGATAGACCCCATCGCGGGCACGCAAACCGAGCTGAACGAAATCGGACCGGTTATCCACCCTGAAGAGGTGGCTGTGCTGGAAGAGAAGCTGGCGCAGTTGCTGCCCCGTTTTGCTTACGTGACCCTCTCCGGCAGTGCGCCGCCGGGCGTGCCCGCTGATTTTCACGCGCGCGTGATCCGCCTGGGGCATCAGGCGGGTGTCAGGGTGGTGCTAGACAGCAGCGGTGAGTTGCTCAGGCACGGGGTGGAGGCTGTTCCCTGGATGGTGAAACCCAACCGTGCGGAGCTATCCGCCATCTTCGGACGCGAACCGGCGGATGTGGACGAAGCGAGGCAAATGGCGCACCAGCTGCTGGCGAAAGGGATAGAGATAGCAGTGGTCACACTGGGCAAGCAGGGAGCACTTTGGGTAAGCGCGGAAGGGGAGTGGTTCGCGCAACCGCCGGAGGTGAAGTTCGTGAGCGCGGTGGGTTCTGGTGACTCGATGCTGGCGGCGATGCTGTATGCGTTCATTCAAGGCATGTCGCCCTCTGATGTGCTTCGCTGGGGCGTCGCGGCGGGCGCGGCGAACGCGGCGGTATTCGGCGCGGGCTTCTGCACGCGAGAGCAGATTGAGGCGCTGGTTCCGCAGGTGGCGGTGAAGGCTTTTGACCGGCACTTGGCGAAACCGCAGTATATATGA